TTTTTGATTAGATTATGGGTTTCTTTAGTCGTTTCATTCTCCCACGAAAGTTGCTGAGAGTTTTTGGACGGCTTTTGTGTTTTCTTTGGTGTGTTACAGCTAAGGGTGTGGTATTGATTTACTTTTCTGCCATTATAATGtaattgtttgttttattttatccAATAAAAACtctcagttttttttttaatattacaaCAATTACAAATATCCAAAGACGAAAATATAAATTTAGCTTctaatttttattcattttatcatTTTGAATCTTATTCTTTTGAGTTCATTTTAGCTCTTAAGCTTTACAATCTAATCAATTTATTTACTTTTTGATTGAAAAAATttattgaaatattaaaattttaatgatattgATGTGGTAACTCATAcagtattttatgtatatttcatCGCTAACATcgataaatttttaaaagttttataaactttttaaattttcataaattattaatttccaatatcacatataatgttatatgtttaatatttaattaatattttaaacatcTTTTTATTACAATAATtagtattaaatattattttatttgaattattaaatataattaaaattattaatttaccaatttaaatattataatagaaaatttaaagtatttttattgtatttaaaattttaaaataacattATTCCCACCTCAAaccattttaaatgattttaaattgtttataaaaCCGTCCAAAAATCCAAACTTGATTTAACGATTTaataaaagtatttttaaattacAACTCTTCAATGATTTTAAGGACACCGGCTCGTATGGGTTCTGGTAGCATCTTCTGTCTGTACCAACCAACCATAGAACGGGTGGGAGATGTTATATTTTGTGGTATctcgaaatttaaaaataatatatagacTAAACTTTAGCGTGGCTCTTCTCTCTCTCGCTCCAATTTTTTAATCGAGTTTTCGTTCCATAAGCCTGTATTTAAGTAAGGTCTTTCTTCTCCAATGGACTTCATTTCTTCACCATTAACACAGCACAGctccttctcttctcttctctacACTCCATCAAACCAGTGAGTTGCTATTTCAATTCACTTAACTCATTTCCCCTCACTTTCTGTACATCTATTGCTTTGATTTTGgctaaatttataatttcatatcCGTTTGAGTAAGTTTTGTTAGTTTATGATTATCGCTTGCTTGTTTCTATTTTTGTTCTAAATTAGGAAAAACTTTGATTGTTTTAGATTCAGAAATTTGATTTGAGTTAAAATTTTCAGATCCGTGAAAGATGACGAATTGGTCTAGTCTCAGAGGCCATAGGGATATCGTTATGATTCCCACACCTGGAGCGCCAAATGGTGCTGATGGACAACCATCGGCCGATCATTATCAGGTGAATTCCTCAAGCTCGATGTTGACAGGAGGAAAGAAAAGAAGTCAGAAAGCTAAAGGAAAAGGCATCAAGAAACAGTGCCTGACCCGGGTAACCGGTGGAGAAGAGAGTGTGGGAGAGCTTACTGTAGAGCATAGTGGGAAAAACTTGACTGACCAAATCAACAGAAGGACGTGTAAAGTAAATTCCCTTAACTGAACTTAGCCATTCACATCCATGAGAAAGATTTTCTCTGTCTCTTACTTCGACACTTGCTTTGTGTGTATTTGATGACATAAAGGTCAAGGAAAAACATTGGGATCGGCTACGTAACTGTCCAGAAGTTATATCCATCATCAAGCAAATTGAAGAGAAATGGCCACTGCTATCTGATCTCGAAAAAATTAAGGAGAAAAGGAGTGAAATCCTAACCAAGTTCAAGGCAGGCCGTTTAAAAGAGGATGGGGCGAAGCAGGAATTGGACAAACTAAAGGAGAGGCTCAATCATGTAGATGGACAACTACAGGTGTGCTAATGTTTACGAATCGAATTACTGAGTTTGGTTTCATGATCTAATTGTCCAATTTAACTTTGGTTTTTCAGGAGTTGCACAAAGCAAACAACCTTGAGGTAAGCACAGTAACAATATAATTACTAAGTTCGATATCCTCTTGATCTAATGATTTAACTTGGTTTTTCAGGAGTTGAACAAAGTAAAGAACCTTGAGGAAATGTTCCTTAATGAGGTATGCACATTTCTTATCATTGATATTAACTAATATAGTAGGGCATAGTACCAATAAAGTCCCATGTCCTTATCCACTAAACTTGTTTTTAGACATAGCAAAAAGTACTTTTTTCCAGCTATTTATTTGGATTCGGGTTTATGCATTAGATACGTATTTGTGTATTTAAAAATATACCTATATTCAAATATGTGTTGGTACGTTCCTCATTTATAAATCCAATCACAATGTAATATGTTTCTTCATTCACTACACTTCTTTTCTAGATTTAATAAGAAGTCATTTTCAATTATATTAGTTGAATTCGAATAtgaatgtttttatgtgggtccAGTATAATCTTAAAatgtttaatttcttttttaaaaataatatattttaaaaagctCGAAAATTATATTCCAAACCAATATTCATAAATGTGTCAAATACCAACATCAAGTCACATAGCTTGAAAATACTATATATGTTGAATCATATTTCTTCATATCAATTTGTTGTCTACCCATATCTTCTTTTTTCAGGTCTCAATATCTAAAGTTATCCTTAGACTTGCCCTTATTTGCATCTTTAATAATTTGTTTATATTTCTCCTAAATTTCAGGATAATGACCTGGAGACTCTTCAAAAAGAggtatgtcatatatatatataaatgaaattggtaGGTGATTATCCGTAGATTTGAAAACTTGAATTTCGAAAATAGCATTAGACATAAATGTTATTTATCCAATGGTTTAAGACATAATTTGGTGcttaagtttatttttttttctaatatagtatttatattatttttaatgtatCTGATTTCAATTTGACAAAAGTATTATAGAAGTGTTTATATTaggagttagattgcattttgcctcCTTATTAAAAAAAGGGACAACTTAGTCCTTAtaattagatcaaagagcaaattggctATTCTATTAAAGATTTCATacatttctatttttaaaaactaGTCTCTGTATGCCAGCATGGGTACACGTGACACGTCACGTGTCACTATATGGTTATTTCGTTAGTCATGTCAATTTTAACATTACAAATAGATGCAATTTTTAACAGAAATCACTagtttaatttactttttaatttaacatataatgattaatttgctcattttttgaaTAGAGGGAGGCAAAATACAATCTCACTCCTCATATAGGAatttccatggtacttttacgaaattatgacatgttttttcgTGTTTGTTATTTCAGTATTATTCTGTATGTCCACGGATGAAAGAAGTTGTTGCGCCTGATGATCATGGAAGTTTGCTAATTCCTGAAGTATTGTCTAAAATGAATGAGTTGGAAAACGAAATTTATGCCAAAGACGACAACAAAGTGAATGTTCAAGACTTCAATGGCTTACAACAAGCATTGAACAAAAATTTCAACACTTGCACCGATGCACGGGTGAAGGCTGCTCAAGCCGAACCCCACGATAATAAAGGTGAAGATGTTGAAGGAGATGATTCGGTTCCACCTCCCGCACAAGCTCCACCACAATATCCAATTTTTTCTGCCGAAACGTTAGCTATACTCAACGTACTTGGCTCTTTGAGAGATGATATTAGTGGCATCCGTGATGAAGTTCGAGGCTTAGGTGCTAGGATGTCTACATTGGAGAAACATATCGCTTATCTTATGTTTCAATTCTCTCCACCACAGCCTCCTCAGTATAGCTAGGACTCATTTCGCATTCATggattttcatgttttatttggATGTTTTACATTGTTTTCCTATCTCTGTGCTTGTTGCACTTTAATGATTACTTAGTATGCTTAGGTGCTGGGATGTCTACATTGGAGGAACATATCGTTTATCTTATGTTTCAATTCCCTCCACCACAGCCTTCTCAAGATAGCTAGGACTCATTTTGCATTCATggattttcatgttttatttggATGTTTTACATTGTTTTCCTATCTCTATGTTTGTTGCACTTTAATGATTacttagtattttattttattcatttaaaaaattggataaattaaattttgtatattaaatCAAGAGAAAATCAattctttttgttaaaaattccgTTCGGTTGTATTGTTAAAAATCGGCGTAGTTAACATATAAATGATcgatttttaatagtagaaatgaataaaatttctaacaaaaacATTAATTTGTTCTTTAATCTGATATACATAGATTAATTTACTCGTTTTTTAACAGAAAGGATAGTTTTACCAATGTTTTAGAGAGCATCATTGTTAAATAAATGcaatttttacctttttttttttttttaaatacaagcGCTTGACTACCCATTTCTTTATTGAATAAACATTTTTTTTTGCTGAAACGTTTGAAATGATTATAACTTTTACGTAACCACCATTATACTCATTATCTATACAATTTGCTTTCCATTTTTCCTTGTTGAACCCTGTTTAGCATTTCCATTCTTACTTTCTCATTTTAATAGTCCTTTACTAACTTTTTACCTAAAGCTTATAAATAGGGGTTTGAATGTTTTGTTGGGGGACTTTTGGATATTGTGGCAAATTTAGAACTTTATAATTTTATCGGTAACTTTCTATCTACAATTACAATAACCACTGTAGCTCTCATTTTTCTCAGTCCATTACCACCACTTGTTTAGAGTTTACCTTAATATTCCTCTCCACTATTTCTCCAAGATATTTCATTTTGTTAGATTATAACATTTTCTCACTTTGCTAACAAAACCCTTTACACCTTCCTTGAAGTGCCTTTTCTCAACTGACAATATAGCTAAGGACAGTTTCAGAAAAATACTTGATACGGTCCGAAAATCCTTGCAGTAACAATGGTGATAAAATCATGAGAATGGTTTTTATCTCCGTAGTAAACACTAACAATACCTAGTAGTCAcctttttttttcaaagaaaaagCTGTAAGAATTGTTTATCTCCAAAAAAAAGCAATATCTTGAAATGTGTATTCGTATTACATGTTTCTTAATACTTGTTTATATTTGGTGAAATGTAGGACGACATGGCATATATGAAATCTGTGATCTTGATTTTCCATCAGATGATAGAGATGAAAGCCTCTCCTCTCTTGCCAAAAGTTCTCGGCTCCCACAAGCAAATCAAATCGCAATGCCCAGTTCGATCTGATCTTGATGACATTAAGCGAAAGGTCCTTGAAATCGAGCTCGAGTTCAAGGACACTGATTTGACAGATGAGGCAAAGCAGAGATTGCTCGAATTAGAAGAGGAGTTTAAAAGATTAGATCAAAAATGGATGAAGGTACGGTATTGTTTACAAATTTAATTGCCACATTTAGTTTCATGATGTAACATATTATTCTGACTTTTTAACTTGGTTTTTCAGGACATGACAAAAGCTGGGAACCTTGATGCAATCTTCATTAATAATATGGTATGCACATAAACGTTTCTTATGATTGATATTAACCTAGATTATTATTCTTGAATAAAATGATCATTTCTCATTTATAAATcacattataattatatttttctttCCTCATTCATTAGACTTGTTTTCTAGatagtaaaaatagtaaaaaa
This is a stretch of genomic DNA from Gossypium arboreum isolate Shixiya-1 chromosome 11, ASM2569848v2, whole genome shotgun sequence. It encodes these proteins:
- the LOC108471110 gene encoding uncharacterized protein LOC108471110, encoding MTNWSSLRGHRDIVMIPTPGAPNGADGQPSADHYQVNSSSSMLTGGKKRSQKAKGKGIKKQCLTRVTGGEESVGELTVEHSGKNLTDQINRRTCKVKEKHWDRLRNCPEVISIIKQIEEKWPLLSDLEKIKEKRSEILTKFKAGRLKEDGAKQELDKLKERLNHVDGQLQELHKANNLEELNKVKNLEEMFLNEDNDLETLQKEYYSVCPRMKEVVAPDDHGSLLIPEVLSKMNELENEIYAKDDNKVNVQDFNGLQQALNKNFNTCTDARVKAAQAEPHDNKGEDVEGDDSVPPPAQAPPQYPIFSAETLAILNVLGSLRDDISGIRDEVRGLGARMSTLEKHIAYLMFQFSPPQPPQYS
- the LOC128283689 gene encoding uncharacterized protein LOC128283689 — translated: MAYMKSVILIFHQMIEMKASPLLPKVLGSHKQIKSQCPVRSDLDDIKRKVLEIELEFKDTDLTDEAKQRLLELEEEFKRLDQKWMKDMTKAGNLDAIFINNMNFSVETLKKDVRYI